CTCATCCGCGGCCGCGGCCGGGTCCGTATCGGCGCCGGCACCACCGGACCCGGGGCCGCGCTCTGGGTCGAGGGCGAGACCGTGGACGAGCACGTGCCGGACCCGCTGCCGGGATCCGTGGCCGAGCTCGTCAAGGAGTACAAGGCGCTCGCCACCAGCTGGCTCAAGAAGCGCGGCGCCTGGCAGGTCGTGGACCGGGTCCAGCAGATCGAGGGGGTGTCCGCGCTGGCGGACAACTCCGGGTACTCGCCGTTCCTGACGGTCGACCAGAAGGTCGAACTGCTGGAGACCGCCGACCCCGTCGCCCGCCTCAAGCTCGCGATCAAGGCGCTCAGCGACCACCTCGCCGAGCAGGACGTGGCCGAGTCCATCGCCAAGGACGTGCAGGACGGCGTCGACAAGCAGCAGCGGGAGTTCCTGCTCCGGCGGCAGCTGGAGGCCGTGCGCAAGGAACTGCGCGAGCTGAACGGGGAGAAGGACGGCGAGGAGTCCGACGACTACCGGGCCCGCGTCGAGGCCGCCGACCTCCCCGAGAAGGTGCGGGAGGCCGCGCTCAAGGAGGTCGAGAAGCTGGAGCGGGCCAGCGACCAGAGCCCGGAGGGGTCCTGGATCCGCACCTGGCTGGACACCGTGCTGGAACTGCCCTGGAACGAGCGCACCGAGGACCGGTACGGCATCCAGGGGGCCCGGGCGGTGCTGGACGCCGAGCACGCCGGCCTGAGCGACGTGAAGGACCGCATCACCGAGTACCTCGCCGTCAGGAAGCGGCGCAGCGAACGCGGCATGGGCGTCATCGGCGGCCGCCGCGGCGGAGCCGTGCTCGCGCTCGTCGGGCCGCCCGGCGTCGGCAAGACCTCCCTCGGGGAGTCGGTCGCCCACGCCATGGGCCGCAAGTTCGTGCGCGTCGCCCTCGGCGGCGTCCGCGACGAGGCCGAGATCCGCGGCCACCGCCGGACCTACGTCGGCGCCCTGCCCGGCCGGATCGTCCGGGCGATCAAGGAGGCCGGGTCGATGAACCCGGTGGTGCTGCTCGACGAGATCGACAAGGTGGGCTCCGACTACCGCGGCGACCCGGCGGCCGCCCTGCTGGAGGTCCTGGACCCGGCGCAGAACCACACCTTCCGGGACCACTACCTGGAGGTGGAGCTCGACCTGAGCGACGTCGTCTTCCTGGCCACCGCCAACGTCCTGGAGGCCATCCCGGAGGCGCTGGCCGACCGGATGGAGCTCGTCCGCCTCGACGGCTACACCGAGGACGAGAAGGTCGTCATCGCCCGCGACCACCTGCTCCCGCGCCAGCTGGAGCGCGCCGGCCTCGGCGCCGACGAGGTGGTCCTGGAGGAGGACGCCCTGCGCAGGCTGGCCGGCGAGTACACCCGGGAGGCGGGCGTCCGCACCCTGGAGCGGTCCATCGCACGCCTGCTGCGCAAGGTCGCCTCCCAGCACGAGCTGGGCGAGCGCGAGCTGCCCTTCAGCATCGGCGCCGACGACCTGCGCGGGCTGATCGGACGCCCGCACCACGTGCCCGAGTCCGCCCAGGACCCGGCCGAGCGGCGCACCGCGGTCCCCGGCGTGGCCACCGGCCTCGCGGTGACCGGCGCGGGCGGCGACGTGCTGTTCGTGGAGGCCTCGCTGGCCGATCCGGAGACGGGCGCGGCCGGCCTGACCCTCACCGGCCAGCTCGGCGACGTCATGAAGGAATCGGCGCAGATCGCACTGAGCTTCCTGCGCTCGCACGGCGCGGAACTGGAGCTCCCGGTCGCCGACCTGAAGGACCGTGGCGTGCACATCCACTTCCCGGCGGGCGCCGTGCCCAAGGACGGCCCGAGCGCCGGCATCACGATGACGACCGCGCTCGCCTCGCTGCTCTCCGGACGGCAGGTGCGCACCGACGTGGCCATGACCGGCGAGGTCTCGCTGACCGGGCGGGTCCTGCCGATCGGCGGGGTCAAGCAGAAGCTGCTGGCCGCGCACCGGGCCGGGCTGACCACCGTGATCATCCCGAAGCGGAACGAGGCCGACCTGGACGACGTCCCGGCGGAGGTGTTGGAGGGGCTGGAGGTGCACCCGGTGACGGACGTGCGCCAGGTGCTGGAGCTCGCCCTGGCACAGGCGGAGATGGAGGTCGCCGCCGCGGCGTGACGGGGAGGCGCACGGCCCGCCGCGTGCCCCCTCCACGCTCAGCGCGCCCCTGCGCGCCCTGCGTGCGCCCGCCTCGCGCCCCACCACACGGCCCGGCTCCCCGCTCCGGCGGGGTCCCGGGCCGTCGGCGCGGGCCCTGCGAAATACTGGCCCCTCACCCACCGAGGTGCCACACACCATCGAAGGAGCGGGACGTGCACGGGAGCGAAGACCAGGAGTTCCTTGCCCTGGAGCGGGAGCTGTCCGTCTTCCTCCGGCGCGCCCGCGCCTCCTCCGGCGAGATGGCCCGCGAGCTCCACCCCGAGCTGGAGCCCGCCGCGTACGGGCTCCTCGTACGCCTGGAGGCGGCCGGCCGGCAGCGGGCCACCGAGCTCGCCGCCTATTTCGGGGTCGGCAAGGCCACCATGAGCCGGCAGCTGCGGGCCCTGGAGGTCCTGGGCCTCGTGGCCCGCGAGCCGGACCCCGCCGACGGCCGGGCCTTCCTGGTCGGCCTCACCGTGGAGGGTCGCGAGCGGTTCCTGCGGGTACGGGGCGCACGGCGCGAGCAGTACATGCGCAAGCTCGCCGACTGGGACCGCGGCGAGGTGGCGGAACTGGCCCGGCTGCTGAACCAGCTGAACGCGGGCGCCGAGTAGGGGCGCCCGCTCGACCCGCGCCCGCTCCTACAGCTCGGCGTAGACCGCCGACGCGTCGTCGTGCCGCTTGTACCGGGCCGGCGGCCGGGCCGGATCGCACTCGATGGCGCGGACCCGGCCGATCAGGCCCTCCGCGCCCTCCTTCCGCAGCACCGCCAGGCACTCGGCCCAGTCGCCCTCCCCGAACGTGTCCGTCCACCGGCTCGCACCGTCCGTGAGCGCGGCCACCGCCCGCACCTGCCCGCGCGGGGTGCGCCCGGTCAGCGCCCGCGCCGCCACCGCCGGGTCCGCGGCCGCCGTGAAGAAGCCGCCCTCCGCGTTCCGCAGCGCGTCCGTCGCCGCGACCGAGCGCAGCACCTCCCGCGGCACCCGGTCCAGCCGGTCGTCGAGCACCGCCGTCACCTCGCCCCCGGG
Above is a genomic segment from Streptomyces sp. NBC_01233 containing:
- a CDS encoding MarR family winged helix-turn-helix transcriptional regulator encodes the protein MHGSEDQEFLALERELSVFLRRARASSGEMARELHPELEPAAYGLLVRLEAAGRQRATELAAYFGVGKATMSRQLRALEVLGLVAREPDPADGRAFLVGLTVEGRERFLRVRGARREQYMRKLADWDRGEVAELARLLNQLNAGAE
- the lon gene encoding endopeptidase La, giving the protein MASTSVTLTLPVLPLDDEVVLPGMVVPLELSDAEVRGAVEAAQAAAGSGKPQVLLVPRIDGKYAATGVLGTVEQVGRLSDGDPGALIRGRGRVRIGAGTTGPGAALWVEGETVDEHVPDPLPGSVAELVKEYKALATSWLKKRGAWQVVDRVQQIEGVSALADNSGYSPFLTVDQKVELLETADPVARLKLAIKALSDHLAEQDVAESIAKDVQDGVDKQQREFLLRRQLEAVRKELRELNGEKDGEESDDYRARVEAADLPEKVREAALKEVEKLERASDQSPEGSWIRTWLDTVLELPWNERTEDRYGIQGARAVLDAEHAGLSDVKDRITEYLAVRKRRSERGMGVIGGRRGGAVLALVGPPGVGKTSLGESVAHAMGRKFVRVALGGVRDEAEIRGHRRTYVGALPGRIVRAIKEAGSMNPVVLLDEIDKVGSDYRGDPAAALLEVLDPAQNHTFRDHYLEVELDLSDVVFLATANVLEAIPEALADRMELVRLDGYTEDEKVVIARDHLLPRQLERAGLGADEVVLEEDALRRLAGEYTREAGVRTLERSIARLLRKVASQHELGERELPFSIGADDLRGLIGRPHHVPESAQDPAERRTAVPGVATGLAVTGAGGDVLFVEASLADPETGAAGLTLTGQLGDVMKESAQIALSFLRSHGAELELPVADLKDRGVHIHFPAGAVPKDGPSAGITMTTALASLLSGRQVRTDVAMTGEVSLTGRVLPIGGVKQKLLAAHRAGLTTVIIPKRNEADLDDVPAEVLEGLEVHPVTDVRQVLELALAQAEMEVAAAA
- a CDS encoding protein phosphatase 2C domain-containing protein, which gives rise to MRIDLASAPGSEERPNEDWVSAAIPASGGGVLVALDGVTPPSGEDGCVHGVPWFAARLGGRLTELSGSRRDMTLDRILAESVRATAEAHRDTCDLSHVRTPQATVVVVRWDEAYVEHLVLSDSVLLLQAPGGEVTAVLDDRLDRVPREVLRSVAATDALRNAEGGFFTAAADPAVAARALTGRTPRGQVRAVAALTDGASRWTDTFGEGDWAECLAVLRKEGAEGLIGRVRAIECDPARPPARYKRHDDASAVYAEL